The DNA segment CGGTGACTTCCACGCGATGCGCCGGCCGCGCGTCGAGAAGGTCGTCGTCCACATGGGCGTCGGCCAGGGCGGCCGCGAGCTCGCGGACGCCGAGGACATCATCGAGGACGTAACCAGCCAGGAGAGCGTACGCACGCTCGCCTCGAAGACCGAGCCCGAATTCGGCATCCGTCAGGGAGAGCCGATCGGGACGAAGGTCACCCTTCGTGGCGACGACGCCACCGACTTCCTCGAGACGGCGTTGGCGATCGCCGATCTGTCGTCGAACCAGTTCGACGAGACGGGGAACTTCAGCTTCGGCATCGCCGAGCACACGGACTTCCCCGAACAGGAGTACGACCCGAACATCGGGATCTACGGGCTGGACGTGACCGTCAACCTGGTTCGTCCGGGGTATCGCGTTTCAAAGCGCGACCAGGCGACCCGATCGATCCCGTCGAACCACCGACTGACACCCGAGGACGCGGTTCGCTTCCTCGAGGCGACGTTCGACGTGGAGGTAGACGATGAGTGAAAGTGAGAACGAACGGACGGGCGAGCACGCCGAAAAGCGGACGGGCCAGCTAGCGGCCTGCCAGCGTTGCGGCCGCAATCAGGGCCTCGTCGGCAAGTACGACATCAACCTGTGCCGGCAGTGCTTCCGGGAGATCGCCCGCGACATGGGATTCAAGAAGTACCGATGACAGGAAACGATCCACTCAGCAACGCGCTCTCGGGCATCGACAACGCCGAGAGCGTGGGTCATCTGAGCCACGACGTACGGCCCGCCTCGAACGTGATCGGCCAGGTGCTCGAGGTCTTCTACGACCGCGGGTACATCGACGGCTTCGCGCACGTCGACGACGGCAAGGGCGGACAGTTCGAGGTCGAATTGAACGGAGCGATCAACGAGTGCGGCCCCGTCAAGCCACGCTACAGTGCCGGCGCCGACGAGTTCGAGAAGTGGGAGAAGCGATTCCTCCCCGCTCGAGACTTCGGTGCGCTCGTCGTTACGACGAGCGAGGGCATCATGAGCCACTACGAGGCTCGCGAGCGCGGCATCGGGGGACAGGTGATCGCCTACGTCTACTAGAACAATGGCACACACAACACTCACCATACCCGACGACGTAACCGTCGAGGTCGACCACCTCGACGTGACGGTCGACGGTCCGGAGGGGACGGTTTCCCGTCGCCTCTGGTACCCCGACGTCACCGTCGAGACGGATGGCGACCAGGTGGTCATCGAGAGCGACGCCGACGACGCGAAGACGAACGCGACGGTCGGCACGTTCGAGAGCCACGTCCGAAACGCCTTCCACGGCGTGACCGAGGGCTGGGAGTACGAGATGGAAGTCTTCTACTCGCACTTTCCCATGCAGGTCACCGTCGAGGGCGACGATGTCGTCATCGAGAACTTCCTCGGCGAGAAGGCACCGCGACGCACGACGATCCACGGTGAGACCCAGGTGAGCGTGGATGGCGAGGCCATCACGCTCTCCGGTCCCAACAAGGAACACGTCGGCCAGACGGCCGCGGACATCGAGCAGCTGACCCAGGTCAGCGGCAAGGACACCCGCGTCTTCCAGGACGGCGTCTACATCACCGTCAAACCACAGAAAGGAGGTGCCTGAACATGGCAGACGACGAACCAGAAGACGTCGAGGAAACGGTCGACGACGACCCGTCGGCGGACGCTGACGGCCCGTCGAGTCTCGGCGAGATCAGCGGTGTCGGCGAGAGCAAGGCCGACGCGCTGCGCGAGGCCGGCTACGAATCCGTCGACGACGTCCGCGAGGCGTCCCAGGACGATCTGGCTGCGGTCGACGGCGTCGGCATGGCACTGGCCGCACGTATCAAGGCCGACGTCGGCGATCTCGAAGTCGACGCGGAGACCGAGGCCGAGATCGAAGACGAGGCCGAACCAGAAGCCGAGACCGAAGACGTCGAAACCGAACTGCAGCCCCGGGGTCTGACCGAGAAGGAACCCGACCTCACCGACGAGGAGGGTCGCCTGCTGACCGAGCGGCGCCACGAAGGCAACCCGCAGTTCAACCGACAGGACTACCACAAGAAAAAGCGGACACCTGAATCCTGGCGTCGACCGCGTGGCGGCCTCTCGAAGCAGCGCCGCGGCGTGAAGGGCAAGGGTCCGAAGGTCGAGGCCGGCTACCGAACGCCCAAAGCGGTGCGCGGCACGCACCCGAGCGGCTTCGAGGAGGTCCGCGTCGAGAACGTGGACGATCTCGAGGGTGTCGACGGCGACACGGAGGCCGTTCGAATCGCCTCCTCGGTCGGCGCGCGAAAGCGCGAACGCATCGAGGAGCGAGCCGAGGACGCGGGCGTTCGCGTCCTCAACCCGACGTACGTCGAAGTGGAGGTAGACGAATGACGGATCTGAGTGCACAGAAACGACTCGCAGCGGACGTCATGGACGTCGGCGAGAACCGCATCTGGCTCGACCCGGATGCCCAGGGAGAGATCTCCCAGGCCATCACGCGCGAGGAGATCCGCGAACTCGTCGACGAGGGAACCATCCGCGCCGAGGACGCCCGTGGTAACTCCCGCGGGCGAGCCCGCGAACGGAACGCGAAGCGAGCGTACGGCCACCAGAAGGGGCCGGGAAAGCGACGCGGCAAGGCGGGTGCCCGGCAGAACGAGAAAGAACAGTGGCGAAACCAGATTCGGGCTCAGCGACGGAAGCTGCGCGAGCTACGTGATGCGGACGAGCTCACGCCGACCGAGTACCGCGAACTCTACCGCAAGGCCGGTGGAGGCGAGTTCCGCAGCGTCCGGTACATGCTGACCTACATCGAGAACGAATACGGTGACGAATAATGGCAACAGGACCACGCTATAAGGTACCGATGCGACGTCGCCGGGAGGTCCGGACGGACTACCATCAGCGGTTGCGCCTGCTGAAATCCGGTAAGCCGCGCCTCGTCGCGCGGACGTCCAACGCACACGTCAGGGCGCAGCTGATCACTCCCGGCCCTCAGGGCGACGAGACACACGCAAGCGCACACTCGGGCGATCTCGCCGAGTACGGCTGGGAGGCACCGACTGGAAACCTCCCGGCGGCGTATCTGACCGGACTGCTGGCCGGGACATGCGCCGTCGAGGCTGGAATCGAGGAGGCGGTCCTCGATCTCGGTCTCAACACGGCGACACCCGGGAACAAGGTGTTCGCGGTCCAGGAGGGCGCGATCGACGCTGGGCTGGAGATTCCCCACAACGACAGCGTCCTCGCCGACTGGTCGCGAACGCGTGGCGAGCACATCGCCGAGTACGCCGAGTCGCTCGACGAGCCGCTCTACGGCGGTGACTTCGACGCGACGGACCTGCCGGAACACTTCGACGAGGTACGGGAGGCGATCAGCAATGAGTAACGGCTATGACGACGGGTGGGAGCCCGTCACGCGACTCGGACGGATGGTACAGGACGGCGAAATCGATACGATGTCGGCCGCGCTCAACTCCGGACTCCCGCTGAAGGAACCGGAGCTCGTCGACCAGCTCCTGCCAGGGCTCGACGACGAGGTGCTCGACATCAACATGGTCCAGCGGATGACCGACTCCGGTCGCCGGGTGAAGTTCCGCTGCGTCGTCACCGTCGGCGACCGCAACGGCTTCGTCGGCTACGCCGAGGGGCGAGACGACCAGGTCGGCTCGGCCATCCAGAAGGCCATCGAGATAGCGAAGCTGAACATCATCGAGGTGCCCCGCGGCTCCGGTTCGTGGGAGGACCGGTCGGACCGACCGCACTCGTTGACCCACCGAACTAGCGGGAAGGCGGGCTCCGTCGAGGTCGATCTCATTCCGGCCCCCGAGGGTCTCGGATTGGCGGCGAGCGATACCGTTCGCGCCGTCCTCGAACTCGCAGGGATCGAGAACGCCTGGACACAGAGCCACGGCAATACGCGGACGACTGTCAACCTCGCGAAGGCGACGTTCAACGCACTCGAGAACGCCTCGCAGTCCCGACGGCCGGCGGCTCGTTCGGACACCGACACGGGTGAGGTGGTCGAACGATGAACGCGATCGTTCAACTTCGCGGCGAAGTCGACCGCGCCGACGCCGTCGACGACACGCTGATGATGCTTAACGTCCCGGAGGTCAACCACGCGACGCTCGTCCCCGAGACGGACGCCTACCGTGGGATGCTCACGAAGGTCCACGACTACGTCGCGTACGGCGAACCGGACGTGGACGTGCTGGCTGCGGTTCTCGCGAAACGTGCGGAACCGCTCGAGGGTCGACAGGCAGACGTCGACGAGTCGTGGCTCGCCGACAACACGGACTTCGACGACTTCGAGGATCTGGCCGAGGCGCTACTCGCAGAGGAAACGACGCTTCGCGAGGAGGGACTTTCACCGACGCTTCGCCTGCACCCGCCGCGGGGCGGGCACGCGGGTATCAAGAAACCGACCGGTGAGGGTGGCCAACTCGGAAAGCATACAACGGAGCAGATTAACGACCTGCTAGAATCGATGCGCTAACCATGACGAGTAAAAAACGACGCCAGCGCGGTTCGCGGACGCACGGCGGCGGTACCCACAAGAATCGACGTGGGGCCGGTCACCGCGGCGGACGCGGCCGCGCGGGGCGATCCAAACACGAGTTCCACAACTACGAACCGAAGCACAAACACGGCTTCAAGCGCCCGCAGGACGCCCGGCCGACCGTGGCCGAGATCGACGTCCGAACGTTAGACGAGGACGTCCCGCTCCTCGTCGCCGACGGCCTGGCCGAAGAGACCGACGACGGCTACGCGATCGACGCGCGCGACGTGGTCGAAGACGGCCACGAGGTCGACGTCGTGAAGGTCCTCGGTTCCGGACGGGTCCACGACACAATCTCGGTGACTGCCGACGCGTTCACCGAGAGTGCCCGGGAGAAACTCGAAGACGCTGGTGGCGCGGCCGTACTGTCGGAGCGAGGCGAGGAGCGAGCCGCCGAAACTGACGACGAGAACACAGAGGACTAATCTATGGGCTGGAAGGAAGCCGCCGAACCGGTGCTGACGCGGATGCCCGCGGTCCGCAGACCGGAGGGACACGTTCCCTTCAAGCGCAAGCTCATGTGGACCGGGGCGATCCTGGTACTGTACTTCTTCCTCACGAATATCGCCATCCTGGGGACGACAGGGGGAGGCGAGGACCTCTTCGGCGAGTTCCGGGCGATCCTGGCCGGACAGCAGGGGTCGATCCTGCAGGTCGGGATCGGACCGATCGTCACGGCGAGCATCGTCTTGCAACTGCTCGGCGGGGCGAACCTGCTCGGGCTCGATACCGACGATCCGCGCGATCAGGTCCTCTACCAGGGGTTGCAGAAGCTACTCGTCGTTGTGATGACGGCGTTGACCGCCGCACCGCTGGTAGTCGCCGGAAGCGGCTTCCTGGTACCGGCCCAGCAGCTCACGCTCGGGAGTCTCACGTTCGGTGCGACGGGCGTGAAGCTGCTCATGTTCGCCCAGATCTTCGTCGGCGGCATCCTCATCCTCTACATGGACGAGGTAGTCAGCAAGTGGGGCGTCGGCAGCGGTGTCGGCCTCTTCATCATCGCTGGCGTGAGCCAGATGCTCGTCGCCGGCTTCTTCGCCTTCGAACGGGGCGCTGGCTTCTTCTACACCTGGTACCTGATCCTGACCGGCGACGTCCAGATCGAGTCCGTCCTCGGTGGTAACGGGCTCTACCAGCTGCTCGTCTCCGAGGGCCAGATCGTGGCCCTGTTGACGACGGTGTTGATCTTCCTGATCGTCGTATACACGGAGTCCGTCCGCGTCGAGATTCCCCTCAGCCACTCGCGTGTGAAAGGGGCTCGCGGACGATTCCCGGTGAAACTCATCTACGCGAGCGTCCTGCCGATGATCCTCGTTCGTGCCGTCCAGGCGAACGTCCAGTTCCTCGGCCGGATTCTGAACCAGCAGTGGGCGAACATGCCGAAATTCCTCGGACAGTACAACGCGAGCGGTGAACCCGTGAGCGGATTCTTCTACTATACGGCGCCGATCTACAGACCACAGGACTGGATGTGGTGGACCGGTCTCACGCAGGACACCTGGATGGTTCTCCTGCGGATCGGGGTCGACCTCACGTTCATGGTGATCGGTGGTGCCATCTTCGCTATCTTCTGGGTCGAGACGACCGACATGGGGCCCGAATCGACGGCCAAACAGATCCAGAACTCCGGGATGCAGATCCCCGGCTTCCGCCAGAACGTCGGCGTCGTCGAGAAGGTCATGGAACGGTACATCCCGCAAGTGACCGTCATCGGCGGTGCGCTCGTCGGCTTGCTCGCCGTCTGGGCCAACATGCTCGGCACTATCGGCGGCGTCACCGGGACCGGCCTGCTGCTGGCCGTCTCCATCACCTACAAGCTCTACGAGGAGATCGCCGAAGAGCAGATGATGGAGATGCACCCGATGATGCGCCAGATGTTCGGCAGCGAGTAGCGACTAGTTGGCCCCGCTGGCGTTCGTCGTTTGGGAACTCGGTCGATCACATCACTCGTCCTCAACGGGCCGTTCTCTCGACTGCGAACGGGTGTGGTCGACGAGACGGTGTCGGCGGACGGTCGTCCGATACTCGTCACTGTACTGGCTGGTACCCGTTGGTTCCCACGACCGACTGAATCGAATTCCGTACGTCTCTGAGTACCAGCCGTCCCTCGCCGGTCGCACGCTCGCGGCAAGCCACGTCGTGGGTATTTTCCCCGTCGAACCGGTGGCCACCGCATGGAGAAAGTCCGAATCGACGACGTCGAGAACGACGTCCAGCCCGCAGCGGTGATGCGCCACGTGACGGGACCGCTCGGGGCCTCGGATCTGGCGATCAATTACTACGAACTAGAACCCGGTGACAGCTTCGCGTACGCGTACCACCGTCACAGCGTCCAGGAGGAGGTGTTCTACGTGCAATCGGGGGTCGCGACGTTCGAGACAGTGGACGGACCGGTCGAGGTTGCGGCCGGCGAGGTAATTCGATTTCCGCCGGGCGAGTTCCAGCGGGGGTGGAACCGCGGCGAGGAACGCGTCGTCTCGCTGGCGCTGGGCGCGCCACTCGAGTACGGGGAACAGGTGAAGCTCCGGGACTGTCCGGAGTGCGGGGAAGCGACAGACAACGAACTCGACCGTGTGGTCGACGACGATGCACCGGGTGGTGAGGCGACCGTTGCCCGGTGTTCTCGGTGCGGGATCGAAACCGGTCGCTGGACGAGGGGATCGATGCCCGGCGAGGTTCCCTGATCACTCGACGAACTCGTGCGGCTCACTCCGAATTGGCGCCGCCGAACCCATCGCGAGGTGCCCAGAGTCCACACCAGTCGACCGATCGAACTTCCCCGGCGACGACGGCACAGGCACCGATCGCGTTCCCGTTCTTATCGTCGATGTAGAACGTACAGTTTCCACAGAGCATCCCGTCCTGTGGACCACACGCGTAGCCCGCTTCGTCTTTGGGGAGGAGCTCCTCAGCCGGTTGCCGTTCGACCCCGTCGATACTCAGGGCCGTTGCTTCCGCCTCCGGGACGCTCTCGTCCAGCTGGTCCAGGCAGTAATTGGCGGGCTCCTCGGACACGACCTGTCCGCTCGTCGGTGTGTTGATACAACCGGCCGTGAGCGAAATCGATCCGCCTGCGGCGAGCATGAGCAATCGCCGCCGGGTTGGTGTCCCGGAGTCCATGCCCTCGCCTACACCGCTCGCCCCTATAATCCCCGCCCGCACCCTCTCCGTACGTGATATGCACCGATCCCTCTCCATCCAGGATTTCGAACCGGTCAGCGGACGTGAGAACGGGTTATTTGCCCATCGTTGTGGAAGGTGGGCCGTGAATCCTATGATGGTACGTCTTCGTGACCAGCCGACTCCAACGGTCGGTGACCGACCGGGACGGTTCGGCCGATCGGAAGGTGAGAGACCGTGACCGATCCCGACGAACCGTTCCATCCGCTGGGCCAGGAGTGGGAGGACGAACTGGAAGACCTGCTAGACGACACGGAGTACGACACCGACCTCGGACTCGCGATGGCCGAGGATGCGATGCGCGTGACGTCGGGTGACCTCTCCGAGGAGGCGTTTCACGAACGGTATCACGAGGCGGTGATGGAGGAGTTCGGCCGGGACGATAGACCGTCGGCCGACGCAGCCGCGGCCAGCGACGAGTCTCGACTCGATTCGTTCCTGGATTCGGACTCTGGCGGCATCGATAGACGCGGCGTGCTCGCCGCCGTCGGTGCCGTTGGCGCCATATTCGGCTTCGACGGTGTGATGGGCGACGACGAAACTCGATCCGCCGCCGTCGGAGAAGAGGACGGCGGTACTGACACGGGCGTCCAGTGGGGCATGTCGATCGACCTCGAGGTCTGCGACGGTTGTCTCGCCTGTATGCAAGCGTGTCAGGAGGAACACCGGTGGAACCCCGGGATGAACTGGATGTACGTCATGGACTGGGAGTCGCCGGAGGAGGAACTCAATTCGGGTCGTGGCCGTCTCGTCCGTCCCTGCCAGCACTGCACGGACGCGCCCTGCGAGAAGGTCTGTCCGACGACGGCTCGCCACACCAGGGGATCCGACGGTCTCGTCCTGACGGACTACGACGTCTGTATCGGCTGTCGATACTGTCAGGTCGCCTGTCCGTACGGCGTCAACTACTTCCAGTGGGACGAACCGAACGTTCCGCTGAGCGATATCGAAGAGGATCATTACTACGACGCCAGGGGACGACCGGTTTCGAGTCGCGCCCCCCGCGGCGTGATGAGCAAGTGTACGTTCTGTCCGACGAGACAGGACGGCTCACGCGGCCAGGACGCGATCGGGACGACCGCCTGCGAGGATGCGTGCCCACCCGGTGCGATCCAGTTTGGGGACATGAACGACGAGGAGAGCGATCCACGTCGGTACCTGGACGACGTTCCGCTGGCTCGGATGCAAGCTGCTGCCCCCGATGACGAGGAGTTGCAGACGGCGATCGCGATACTCTCCGGTGAGCAGGATCCGGCCGAGAATCAGGACGACGGCATGACGGAAGAGCAGGCTCGCCAACTCGTCGACGCGTCGGCGGGTACGAGCGTCTCGACCTTTCAACTGCTGGCGGACGTCGGGACCGACCCGAACGTCATCTACGTCGGGAACGAACCCGGGCCGCACGCCGAACAGGTTCCTGGCCCGATCAGTTACGAGGAAGTCGGAATGCTCGACAACAACATGGATCGGCTTGAGGAGGGGACAGTCAGGTTCGAAGAAGCGGGGTAGCGAAGCGGTGTTCGATCCGGCACACCCAATTGAAGCGCACGTTCGGTTTCGTCGAGTATCCACCGACTCAGGTGCCCTGGATGGAGTATCCAGCCGCTGCGACCAGCAGGAGTACCATGAAGAACGCGGTGGCCATCATGTACGAGATCGATCGCGGTTCGTCGATCAGGTGCTGGAACCAGCCGGCGATGAGCCCGATTTTCATAACGGCGAGCACGCCGATGATGCCGACGAACATTCCGTATCCGAGGTCCAGTCCGTGGAAGGCGACCTTCGCCGTCGCGAGCACGAGAAGCGCGACGTAAATGACCGTGTATTTTCTGATGTCGCTCATTGACTGTGACTCTGTGAGGGCGTCACTTATAGCTTCCTCATACGCTCGGATGTCGCCACGTCGGGCGGTTTCCGAGGTACTGATCGGAAGCCACTGGGTCCCTGGCCGGGTCGACTCGACCACGTAATCGGGGTGCGCCTGTTTCGGTCACCGGACACCGATAGCTGGGGAGGATAACGCGTATCGAACGAACGTCCGTAAAAACGGCGACCGAGGCCCGATTCGACCGGGTCGACCCGCCTACAGCAGGTAGAACAGCGGGAAGAGGATGACCCAGACGATGTCGACGAAGTGCCAGTACAGGCCGAAGTACTCCAGGTGGCGACCGTCTTTCAGGTAGGCGTCGACGGTGTAGACGCGCCAGAGCATGAAGCCGCCGATCAGGAGGCCCATGATCACGTGCAGCGCGTGCAGGCCCGTGGTGACGTAGTACAGCGAGTACTCGAGCCCGCTGAACCAGTAGTCTCCGTCGGCGAACTTGCCGGCCCACTCCCAGCTCTTGATGCCGAGGAAGCCGATGCCGAGGACGATCGTCGCCCCGAGCGTCGCCATCAGCCCTTTCTTGTTCGAACGCTCGGCCATGACGAGCGCGAGGATGACCGTGAAGCTCGAGGTGAGCAACACGTACGTGTTGAGCAGTCCTGGCCAGGTGTGGTTCGGGATCGTGTGGAAGGATCCCCAGCCGGACCACAGTCGCATGAAGACGTACGCGCCGATCGCGGCACCGAAGACGATGACGTCGGACGCGAGGAACACCCAGACGCCGAACTTCGTGGTGTCGATGCCCTCGAACGGCCAGCGTTCGGCGACCTCTACCGTCGGTGCTTCGAACGGTTCGGTCCCCATCTTGAACAGGGAGGCCAGCAGGAGTCCGAGCCCGGCGATGAACGCAACTACGTAGGCCGGTCGGAACTCGGCGGTGTTAGCGACGAACTCCTCGACGCTGGGTGCAGGGACGACGGCCGGATCGAGGTTGTTGATGTAAGCATCGCTCAACAGATCGACGATCACGGTATCTAGCCCGGAGAGCCCGGCGAACATGACGAACGTGCTGAGTCCGATCATGAACGGCCAGATGCTGGCGTGATCGACGTGTTCGTCGTCGTGGCCCGTTTCGGTGGACCCGTGGTCCGCGTCGATCGTTCCGTCGGCGACGGCTCCGCCGTCCGTCGCGACGGTCGTGTCGTCTGCGCCACCG comes from the Halovivax cerinus genome and includes:
- a CDS encoding 30S ribosomal protein S14; this encodes MSESENERTGEHAEKRTGQLAACQRCGRNQGLVGKYDINLCRQCFREIARDMGFKKYR
- a CDS encoding 50S ribosomal protein L18; this translates as MATGPRYKVPMRRRREVRTDYHQRLRLLKSGKPRLVARTSNAHVRAQLITPGPQGDETHASAHSGDLAEYGWEAPTGNLPAAYLTGLLAGTCAVEAGIEEAVLDLGLNTATPGNKVFAVQEGAIDAGLEIPHNDSVLADWSRTRGEHIAEYAESLDEPLYGGDFDATDLPEHFDEVREAISNE
- a CDS encoding 30S ribosomal protein S8, translated to MTGNDPLSNALSGIDNAESVGHLSHDVRPASNVIGQVLEVFYDRGYIDGFAHVDDGKGGQFEVELNGAINECGPVKPRYSAGADEFEKWEKRFLPARDFGALVVTTSEGIMSHYEARERGIGGQVIAYVY
- a CDS encoding 30S ribosomal protein S5, whose protein sequence is MSNGYDDGWEPVTRLGRMVQDGEIDTMSAALNSGLPLKEPELVDQLLPGLDDEVLDINMVQRMTDSGRRVKFRCVVTVGDRNGFVGYAEGRDDQVGSAIQKAIEIAKLNIIEVPRGSGSWEDRSDRPHSLTHRTSGKAGSVEVDLIPAPEGLGLAASDTVRAVLELAGIENAWTQSHGNTRTTVNLAKATFNALENASQSRRPAARSDTDTGEVVER
- a CDS encoding cupin domain-containing protein translates to MEKVRIDDVENDVQPAAVMRHVTGPLGASDLAINYYELEPGDSFAYAYHRHSVQEEVFYVQSGVATFETVDGPVEVAAGEVIRFPPGEFQRGWNRGEERVVSLALGAPLEYGEQVKLRDCPECGEATDNELDRVVDDDAPGGEATVARCSRCGIETGRWTRGSMPGEVP
- a CDS encoding 4Fe-4S ferredoxin N-terminal domain-containing protein, which encodes MTDPDEPFHPLGQEWEDELEDLLDDTEYDTDLGLAMAEDAMRVTSGDLSEEAFHERYHEAVMEEFGRDDRPSADAAAASDESRLDSFLDSDSGGIDRRGVLAAVGAVGAIFGFDGVMGDDETRSAAVGEEDGGTDTGVQWGMSIDLEVCDGCLACMQACQEEHRWNPGMNWMYVMDWESPEEELNSGRGRLVRPCQHCTDAPCEKVCPTTARHTRGSDGLVLTDYDVCIGCRYCQVACPYGVNYFQWDEPNVPLSDIEEDHYYDARGRPVSSRAPRGVMSKCTFCPTRQDGSRGQDAIGTTACEDACPPGAIQFGDMNDEESDPRRYLDDVPLARMQAAAPDDEELQTAIAILSGEQDPAENQDDGMTEEQARQLVDASAGTSVSTFQLLADVGTDPNVIYVGNEPGPHAEQVPGPISYEEVGMLDNNMDRLEEGTVRFEEAG
- the secY gene encoding preprotein translocase subunit SecY, whose amino-acid sequence is MGWKEAAEPVLTRMPAVRRPEGHVPFKRKLMWTGAILVLYFFLTNIAILGTTGGGEDLFGEFRAILAGQQGSILQVGIGPIVTASIVLQLLGGANLLGLDTDDPRDQVLYQGLQKLLVVVMTALTAAPLVVAGSGFLVPAQQLTLGSLTFGATGVKLLMFAQIFVGGILILYMDEVVSKWGVGSGVGLFIIAGVSQMLVAGFFAFERGAGFFYTWYLILTGDVQIESVLGGNGLYQLLVSEGQIVALLTTVLIFLIVVYTESVRVEIPLSHSRVKGARGRFPVKLIYASVLPMILVRAVQANVQFLGRILNQQWANMPKFLGQYNASGEPVSGFFYYTAPIYRPQDWMWWTGLTQDTWMVLLRIGVDLTFMVIGGAIFAIFWVETTDMGPESTAKQIQNSGMQIPGFRQNVGVVEKVMERYIPQVTVIGGALVGLLAVWANMLGTIGGVTGTGLLLAVSITYKLYEEIAEEQMMEMHPMMRQMFGSE
- a CDS encoding high-potential iron-sulfur protein, giving the protein MDSGTPTRRRLLMLAAGGSISLTAGCINTPTSGQVVSEEPANYCLDQLDESVPEAEATALSIDGVERQPAEELLPKDEAGYACGPQDGMLCGNCTFYIDDKNGNAIGACAVVAGEVRSVDWCGLWAPRDGFGGANSE
- a CDS encoding uL15m family ribosomal protein: MTSKKRRQRGSRTHGGGTHKNRRGAGHRGGRGRAGRSKHEFHNYEPKHKHGFKRPQDARPTVAEIDVRTLDEDVPLLVADGLAEETDDGYAIDARDVVEDGHEVDVVKVLGSGRVHDTISVTADAFTESAREKLEDAGGAAVLSERGEERAAETDDENTED
- a CDS encoding 50S ribosomal protein L5, which gives rise to MSDAETSGDFHAMRRPRVEKVVVHMGVGQGGRELADAEDIIEDVTSQESVRTLASKTEPEFGIRQGEPIGTKVTLRGDDATDFLETALAIADLSSNQFDETGNFSFGIAEHTDFPEQEYDPNIGIYGLDVTVNLVRPGYRVSKRDQATRSIPSNHRLTPEDAVRFLEATFDVEVDDE
- a CDS encoding 50S ribosomal protein L19e — translated: MTDLSAQKRLAADVMDVGENRIWLDPDAQGEISQAITREEIRELVDEGTIRAEDARGNSRGRARERNAKRAYGHQKGPGKRRGKAGARQNEKEQWRNQIRAQRRKLRELRDADELTPTEYRELYRKAGGGEFRSVRYMLTYIENEYGDE
- a CDS encoding 50S ribosomal protein L32e — protein: MADDEPEDVEETVDDDPSADADGPSSLGEISGVGESKADALREAGYESVDDVREASQDDLAAVDGVGMALAARIKADVGDLEVDAETEAEIEDEAEPEAETEDVETELQPRGLTEKEPDLTDEEGRLLTERRHEGNPQFNRQDYHKKKRTPESWRRPRGGLSKQRRGVKGKGPKVEAGYRTPKAVRGTHPSGFEEVRVENVDDLEGVDGDTEAVRIASSVGARKRERIEERAEDAGVRVLNPTYVEVEVDE
- a CDS encoding 50S ribosomal protein L6, coding for MAHTTLTIPDDVTVEVDHLDVTVDGPEGTVSRRLWYPDVTVETDGDQVVIESDADDAKTNATVGTFESHVRNAFHGVTEGWEYEMEVFYSHFPMQVTVEGDDVVIENFLGEKAPRRTTIHGETQVSVDGEAITLSGPNKEHVGQTAADIEQLTQVSGKDTRVFQDGVYITVKPQKGGA
- a CDS encoding cytochrome C oxidase subunit IV family protein, whose product is MSDIRKYTVIYVALLVLATAKVAFHGLDLGYGMFVGIIGVLAVMKIGLIAGWFQHLIDEPRSISYMMATAFFMVLLLVAAAGYSIQGT
- a CDS encoding 50S ribosomal protein L30; protein product: MNAIVQLRGEVDRADAVDDTLMMLNVPEVNHATLVPETDAYRGMLTKVHDYVAYGEPDVDVLAAVLAKRAEPLEGRQADVDESWLADNTDFDDFEDLAEALLAEETTLREEGLSPTLRLHPPRGGHAGIKKPTGEGGQLGKHTTEQINDLLESMR